In Raphanus sativus cultivar WK10039 chromosome 5, ASM80110v3, whole genome shotgun sequence, the following proteins share a genomic window:
- the LOC108863067 gene encoding dihydrolipoyl dehydrogenase 2, mitochondrial translates to MAMASLARRKASLLTRNISTAPLLRFSFSLSRGFASSGSEENDVVIIGGGPGGYVAAIKAAQLGLKTTCIEKRGALGGTCLNVGCIPSKALLHSSHMYHEAKHVFANHGVKVSSVEIDLPAMLAQKDTAVKNLTRGVEGLFKKNKVNYVKGYGKFLSPSEVSVETNDGETTVVKGKHIIVATGSDVKSLPGITIDEKKIVSSTGALSLTEIPKKLIVIGAGYIGLEMGSVWGRLGSEVTVVEFASDIVPSMDGEIRKQFQRSLEKQKMKFMLKTKVVGVDSSGDGVKLTVEPAEGGDQTTLEADVVLVSAGRSPFTSGLDLDKIGVETDKVGRILVNERFSTNVSGVYAIGDVIPGPMLAHKAEEDGVACVEFIAGKHGHVDYDKVPGVVYTYPEVASVGKTEEQLKKDGVSYRVGKFPFMANSRAKAIDTAEGMVKILADKETDKILGVHIMSPNAGELIHEAVLAINYDASSEDIARVCHAHPTMSEAIKEAAMATYDKPIHM, encoded by the exons ATGGCGATGGCGAGCTTGGCTAGGAGAAAGGCTTCCCTTCTCACCAGAAACATCTCCACCGCCCCACTCCTCAGATTCTCCTTCTCCCTTTCCCGCGGCTTCGCTTCGTCTGGATCGGAGGAAAACGACGTCGTCATCATCGGCGGCGGTCCTGGAGGCTACGTGGCGGCGATTAAGGCGGCACAGCTAGGTCTCAAAACAACCTGCATCGAGAAGCGCGGCGCTCTCGGTGGTACCTGTCTCAACGTCGGCTGTATTCCTTCAAAG gctcttcttcactcttctcATATGTACCACGAAGCAAAACACGTTTTTGCTAACCATGGTGTTAAGGTCTCTTCCGTTGAGATCGATCTCCCTGCTATGTTAGCTCAGAAAGACACTGCCGTCAAGAATCTCACCCGTGGTGTCGAAGGTCTCTTCAAGAAGAACAAGGTGAACTACGTTAAGGGCTACGGCAAGTTCCTGTCCCCTTCCGAAGTCTCTGTGGAGACAAACGACGGAGAAACCACTGTTGTTAAAGGGAAACATATCATCGTTGCGACTGGCTCTGATGTCAAGTCTTTGCCTGGCATCACCATCGATGAAAAGAAGATTGTCTCATCGACTGGAGCGCTGTCTCTGACTGAGATACCGAAGAAACTGATCGTCATTGGCGCTGGCTACATTGGTCTTGAGATGGGTTCTGTGTGGGGAAGGCTTGGATCTGAGGTCACTGTTGTTGAGTTTGCTTCGGATATTGTGCCCTCGATGGATGGTGAAATCCGCAAGCAGTTCCAACGTTCGCTAGAGAAGCAGAAGATGAAGTTCATGCTCAAGACTAAAGTTGTTGGCGTGGATTCCTCAGGAGATGGTGTGAAGCTAACAGTGGAACCTGCAGAAGGTGGAGACCAGACCACTCTCGAAGCTGATGTTGTCCTCGTCTCAGCAGGAAGATCTCCCTTCACATCTGGACTTGATCTTGACAAAATAGGAGTTGAAACGGACAAAGTCGGGAGGATTCTAGTGAACGAGAGATTCTCCACTAATGTCTCAGGCGTTTATGCTATCGGAGATGTGATTCCAGGACCAATGCTGGCTCACAAAGCTGAAGAAGACGGTGTGGCTTGTGTTGAGTTTATAGCAGGCAAACACGGCCACGTGGATTACGACAAGGTCCCTGGTGTTGTCTACACCTATCCCGAAGTTGCCTCTGTGGGTAAAACCGAGGAGCAGCTGAAGAAAGACGGTGTAAGCTACCGAGTTGGGAAGTTCCCGTTCATGGCGAATAGCAGAGCAAAGGCTATAGATACAGCAGAGGGAATGGTCAAGATTTTGGCTGATAAAGAGACGGACAAGATCTTAGGAGTTCACATTATGTCCCCAAACGCAGGAGAGTTGATTCACGAGGCGGTTCTAGCGATCAACTATGATGCGTCTAGTGAGGACATTGCTCGTGTGTGTCACGCTCATCCCACCATGAGTGAGGCTATCAAGGAAGCTGCAATGGCTACTTACGACAAGCCCATTCACATGTAA
- the LOC108857468 gene encoding probable protein phosphatase 2C 43, translated as MRTSRASSSVTEKWLLFTQLCLLKDLVIRCVRQFIRRAKSMLLSQNVVVEPTAEINVKSSSSSQQDLNNSFQIAQVRINDSVCIEIPVPEDTPLLRSVKKTCSVAAATTVEETVTTEFVPKISSGSYADKGESREYMEDEHICIDDLSSHLGSSFFRFPVPVAFYGVFDGHGGSQASRYIKENATRLFFEEDAVFRESHSTVNAFLLREVERSHRRAYRLADLAMEDESVVSGSCGTTALTALVIGRHLMVANAGDCRAVLCRRGRAVDLSFDHKSTLDAERRRVEELGGYFEGEYIYGELAVTRALGDWSVKRLSSSLSPLISDPEIKQMVLTEEDEFLIMGCDGVWDVMTSQYAVTFARQGLRRHGDPRRCAMELGREAFRLDTSDNVTVVVICFTSSPPASQRRRIQFCVSDEARAKLQTMLQG; from the exons atgcGTACAAGCAGAGCATCTTCTTCAGTGACCGAAAAATGGCTGCTTTTCACACAGCTCTGTCTCTTGAAGGATCTCGTAATCAGATGCGTACGTCAGTTCATCAGAAGAGCTAAATCGATGCTCCTGAGTCAAAACGTCGTCGTTGAACCCACCGCTGAGATCAACGttaagtcatcatcatcatctcagCAAGATCTCAACAATAGCTTTCAGATTGCTCAAGTTCGAATCAACGACTCTGTCTGTATCGAGATTCCTGTTCCTGAAGACACCCCTCTGTTGAGATCG GTGAAGAAGACTTGTTCTGTAGCTGCTGCAACTACTGTTGAAGAGACTGTTACTACCGAGTTTGTCCCTAAAATAAGTTCCGGGAGTTATGCGGATAAAGGTGAATCCAGGGAGTACATGGAGGATGAACACATATGCATAGACGACCTCTCATCTCATCTCGGCTCTTCTTTCTTCAGATTCCCTGTTCCCGTTGCTTTCTACGGTGTCTTTGATGGCCACGGTGGATCTCAAGCTTCTCGCTATATCAAAGAGAACGCAACGAGATTGTTCTTTGAAGAAGACGCTGTTTTCAGAGAGTCTCACTCCACTGTGAACGCGTTTCTCTTGCGAGAAGTGGAGAGATCTCACCGGAGAGCTTATAGGTTAGCTGATCTCGCCATGGAAGATGAGAGCGTCGTTAGTGGTTCTTGCGGGACAACGGCATTGACAGCTCTCGTGATCGGACGGCACTTGATGGTTGCTAACGCAGGTGATTGTCGTGCGGTGCTGTGCAGGAGAGGGAGAGCTGTTGATTTGTCGTTTGATCACAAATCCACGTTGGATGCGGAGCGGAGACGGGTTGAGGAGTTGGGAGGGTACTTTGAAGGGGAGTATATATACGGTGAGCTCGCCGTTACGAGAGCTCTTGGAGATTGGTCAGTGAAGAGgctttcatcttctttgtcGCCTCTGATCTCGGACCCGGAGATTAAACAGATGGTTCTGACGGAGGAAGATGAGTTTTTGATAATGGGATGCGACGGTGTTTGGGACGTGATGACGAGCCAGTATGCTGTTACGTTCGCCAGGCAAGGGCTGAGGAGACACGGTGACCCGAGGAGATGTGCGATGGAACTTGGAAGGGAAGCGTTCAGGCTTGACACGTCGGATAACGTAACGGTTGTGGTCATCTGCTTCACGTCGTCACCCCCAGCTTCTCAGAGGAGGAGAATACAGTTTTgtgtttctgatgaagccagagcCAAGTTGCAGACGATGCTACAAGGCTAA
- the LOC108857747 gene encoding zinc finger BED domain-containing protein RICESLEEPER 2-like isoform X2, with the protein MDKKSDIDSGSGSDSETMKNIDDSVEDTVDDLMHESEDDFEEEEEEDDDEDMSENESDGDDNNNPTSNWLGITPASIRKEVLKIHEERKVKAKRFLKDFQGKLTLSYDWLLLGYRDHTIAPVKHEDFTCLSAHFIDDDWKVRKWILGYTTDASIPMDDLLTYHFRTAVQSFEIQNKVSTILLPNDEDFDEKTVDAIKKYMGEEGLPVNVVYCCADLFRLMVDDLCGRFRWGLYEELRMLVSWGRCFSTPNWNVTLYHYGLALDMHKEDAFSKDEIYDEYDKPSDEEWVQIETYCKLGGCVYKVAKELFEEGGYSTCNVYFHLLAELKVMLKKEVDGGGGGGESDGYFVGKAKKMLKMFDKYWGGMFVVLAAACVLDPRFKMKYVEFYCAKKIDGDEGSKAETVLDYLRSLFARYAASEFCQKPICSVATVDHEEDEDDEDEDYGDDDDEEADKEEKEKPDAYKDFALFQEFLKYEGSSPREFGDSELDAYLKEPIIEWDKDFKALEWWKEKSQTYPVLSRVARDVLSIPVSRATSYDAYVTEKREPPESVLSMDAKAANAVMCGRSWLPLIK; encoded by the exons ATGGACAAGAAGAGTGATATCGATTCCGGCTCCGGCTCCGATTCAG AAACGATGAAGAACATAGATGATTCTGTGGAAGACACTGTTGACGATCTCATGCACGAATCTGAGGATGAttttgaggaggaggaggaagaagatgatgatgaagatatGTCTGAGAATGAGTCAGATGGTGATGATAATAATAACCCTACGTCCAACTGGCTAGGAATCACTCCGGCTTCCATCAGGAAAGAAGTCCTCAAGATACACGAAGAACGCAAAGTCAAGGCCAAGAGATTCCTCAAGGACTTTCAAGGGAAGCTAACTCTCTCTTACGATTGGTTGCTTCTCGGCTACCGAGATCACACCATAGCCCCTGTCAAACACGAGGATTTCACCTGTTTGTCTGCTCATTTCATCGACGATGACTGGAAGGTCAGGAAATGGATCCTCGGCTACACCACCGACGCTTCCATCCCTATGGATGATCTCCTCACTTACCATTTCCGAACCGCTGTTCAGAGCTTCGAGATTCAGAACAAAGTCTCTACTATACTACTCCCTAACGATGAGGATTTCGATGAGAAGACGGTTGATGCTATCAAGAAATACATGGGAGAGGAGGGCCTACCGGTTAATGTGGTGTACTGCTGTGCTGATCTGTTCCGGTTAATGGTGGATGATCTGTGTGGCCGGTTTAGGTGGGGGTTGTACGAGGAGCTTCGTATGTTAGTTAGCTGGGGGAGGTGTTTTTCAACGCCTAATTGGAATGTTACGCTCTATCATTACGGGCTGGCTCTTGATATGCATAAGGAGGATGCTTTCTCCAAGGATGAGATTTATGATGAGTATGATAAGCCCTCTGATGAGGAGTGGGTGCAGATTGAGACGTATTGTAAGCTCGGTGGGTGTGTTTACAAAGTGGCTAAGGAGCTTTTTGAGGAAGGAGGGTATTCGACTTGTAATGTTTACTTTCATCTTCTTGCTGAGCTTAAGGTGATGTTGAAGAAGGAGGtggatggtggtggtggtggtggtgagagTGATGGTTACTTTGTGGGGAAAGCTAAGAAGATGTTGAAGATGTTTGATAAGTATTGGGGTGGTATGTTTGTGGTTTTGGCTGCTGCTTGTGTGTTGGATCCAAGGTTTAAGATGAAGTACGTTGAGTTTTACTGCGCTAAGAAGATTGACGGTGATGAGGGATCAAAGGCTGAAACTGTTTTGGACTATCTGCGTAGTCTGTTTGCTCGCTATGCAGCTAGTGAGTTCTGTCAGAAGCCAATATGCTCTGTTGCTACAGTTGACCAtgaagaggatgaagatgatgaggatgaagattatggtgatgatgatgatgaagaagcagacaaggaagagaaggagaagCCTGATGCGTACAAGGACTTCGCTTTGTTTCAAGAATTTCTCAAGTATGAAGGATCATCTCCAAGAGAGTTTGGTGATTCAGAGCTTGATGCCTACCTCAAAGAGCCGATCATTGAGTGGGACAAAGACTTCAAAGCGTTGGAATGGTGGAAAGAGAAGAGCCAGACTTATCCAGTCCTCTCCCGTGTAGCTCGTGACGTTCTCTCCATACCGGTCTCGCGTGCAACGTCTTACGATGCTTATGTTACGGAGAAGAGAGAGCCTCCTGAGTCTGTTCTTTCCATGGATGCCAAAGCTGCTAACGCAGTGATGTGCGGCAGAAGCTGGTTACCACTTATAAAATAG
- the LOC108857747 gene encoding zinc finger BED domain-containing protein RICESLEEPER 2-like isoform X1 produces MDKKSDIDSGSGSDSVFTISETMKNIDDSVEDTVDDLMHESEDDFEEEEEEDDDEDMSENESDGDDNNNPTSNWLGITPASIRKEVLKIHEERKVKAKRFLKDFQGKLTLSYDWLLLGYRDHTIAPVKHEDFTCLSAHFIDDDWKVRKWILGYTTDASIPMDDLLTYHFRTAVQSFEIQNKVSTILLPNDEDFDEKTVDAIKKYMGEEGLPVNVVYCCADLFRLMVDDLCGRFRWGLYEELRMLVSWGRCFSTPNWNVTLYHYGLALDMHKEDAFSKDEIYDEYDKPSDEEWVQIETYCKLGGCVYKVAKELFEEGGYSTCNVYFHLLAELKVMLKKEVDGGGGGGESDGYFVGKAKKMLKMFDKYWGGMFVVLAAACVLDPRFKMKYVEFYCAKKIDGDEGSKAETVLDYLRSLFARYAASEFCQKPICSVATVDHEEDEDDEDEDYGDDDDEEADKEEKEKPDAYKDFALFQEFLKYEGSSPREFGDSELDAYLKEPIIEWDKDFKALEWWKEKSQTYPVLSRVARDVLSIPVSRATSYDAYVTEKREPPESVLSMDAKAANAVMCGRSWLPLIK; encoded by the exons ATGGACAAGAAGAGTGATATCGATTCCGGCTCCGGCTCCGATTCAG TCTTTACGATTTCAGAAACGATGAAGAACATAGATGATTCTGTGGAAGACACTGTTGACGATCTCATGCACGAATCTGAGGATGAttttgaggaggaggaggaagaagatgatgatgaagatatGTCTGAGAATGAGTCAGATGGTGATGATAATAATAACCCTACGTCCAACTGGCTAGGAATCACTCCGGCTTCCATCAGGAAAGAAGTCCTCAAGATACACGAAGAACGCAAAGTCAAGGCCAAGAGATTCCTCAAGGACTTTCAAGGGAAGCTAACTCTCTCTTACGATTGGTTGCTTCTCGGCTACCGAGATCACACCATAGCCCCTGTCAAACACGAGGATTTCACCTGTTTGTCTGCTCATTTCATCGACGATGACTGGAAGGTCAGGAAATGGATCCTCGGCTACACCACCGACGCTTCCATCCCTATGGATGATCTCCTCACTTACCATTTCCGAACCGCTGTTCAGAGCTTCGAGATTCAGAACAAAGTCTCTACTATACTACTCCCTAACGATGAGGATTTCGATGAGAAGACGGTTGATGCTATCAAGAAATACATGGGAGAGGAGGGCCTACCGGTTAATGTGGTGTACTGCTGTGCTGATCTGTTCCGGTTAATGGTGGATGATCTGTGTGGCCGGTTTAGGTGGGGGTTGTACGAGGAGCTTCGTATGTTAGTTAGCTGGGGGAGGTGTTTTTCAACGCCTAATTGGAATGTTACGCTCTATCATTACGGGCTGGCTCTTGATATGCATAAGGAGGATGCTTTCTCCAAGGATGAGATTTATGATGAGTATGATAAGCCCTCTGATGAGGAGTGGGTGCAGATTGAGACGTATTGTAAGCTCGGTGGGTGTGTTTACAAAGTGGCTAAGGAGCTTTTTGAGGAAGGAGGGTATTCGACTTGTAATGTTTACTTTCATCTTCTTGCTGAGCTTAAGGTGATGTTGAAGAAGGAGGtggatggtggtggtggtggtggtgagagTGATGGTTACTTTGTGGGGAAAGCTAAGAAGATGTTGAAGATGTTTGATAAGTATTGGGGTGGTATGTTTGTGGTTTTGGCTGCTGCTTGTGTGTTGGATCCAAGGTTTAAGATGAAGTACGTTGAGTTTTACTGCGCTAAGAAGATTGACGGTGATGAGGGATCAAAGGCTGAAACTGTTTTGGACTATCTGCGTAGTCTGTTTGCTCGCTATGCAGCTAGTGAGTTCTGTCAGAAGCCAATATGCTCTGTTGCTACAGTTGACCAtgaagaggatgaagatgatgaggatgaagattatggtgatgatgatgatgaagaagcagacaaggaagagaaggagaagCCTGATGCGTACAAGGACTTCGCTTTGTTTCAAGAATTTCTCAAGTATGAAGGATCATCTCCAAGAGAGTTTGGTGATTCAGAGCTTGATGCCTACCTCAAAGAGCCGATCATTGAGTGGGACAAAGACTTCAAAGCGTTGGAATGGTGGAAAGAGAAGAGCCAGACTTATCCAGTCCTCTCCCGTGTAGCTCGTGACGTTCTCTCCATACCGGTCTCGCGTGCAACGTCTTACGATGCTTATGTTACGGAGAAGAGAGAGCCTCCTGAGTCTGTTCTTTCCATGGATGCCAAAGCTGCTAACGCAGTGATGTGCGGCAGAAGCTGGTTACCACTTATAAAATAG